One window of Rhinolophus ferrumequinum isolate MPI-CBG mRhiFer1 chromosome 26, mRhiFer1_v1.p, whole genome shotgun sequence genomic DNA carries:
- the GSTK1 gene encoding glutathione S-transferase kappa 1: MGSAPRTLEFFYDVLSPYSWLSFEILCRYKNIWNVHLQLRPSLIAGIMKDSGNKPPALLPRKAKYLTNDIRLLGQQVQVPINFPKDFFSVILEKGSLSAMRFLTAMKSEHPEMLEKASRELWMRVWSRDEDITEPQSILAAAEKAGMSIEQARRILEKTSTPQVKNQLKETTEAACKYGAFGLPITVAHVDGQTHMLFGSDRMELLAYLLGEKWMGPVPPVVESRL, from the exons ATGGGGTCCGCGCCGCGAACCCTGGAGTTCTTCTACGATGTGCTGTCCCCGTACTCCTGGCTGAGCTTCGAG ATCCTGTGCCGATACAAGAACATCTGGAACGTCCACCTGCAGCTGCGCCCGAGCCTCATTGCAGGGATCATGAAAGATAGTG GAAACAAGCCACCAGCGCTGCTTCCCCGAAAAGCCAAATACTTGACAAATGACATAAGGCTCCTGGGACAGCAAGTCCAGGTTCCCATCAACTTCCCCAAGGATTTCTTCTCTGTGATccttgaaaaag GAAGTTTGTCGGCCATGCGCTTCCTCACAGCCATGAAGTCGGAGCACCCGGAGATGCTGGAGAAAGCGTCCAGGGAACTGTGGATGCGTGTCTGGTCTCGG GATGAAGACATCACAGAGCCCCAAAGCATCCTGGCA GCTGCAGAGAAGGCTGGCATGTCTATAGAACAAGCCCGGAGAATTCTGGAAAAGACCTCAACACCACAGGTGAAGAACCAGCTCAAGGAGACCACCGAGGCAGCCTGCAAATACGGG GCCTTTGGGCTGCCCATCACCGTGGCCCACGTGGATGGCCAAACCCACATGCTGTTTGGCTCTGACCGGATGGAGCTGCTGGCGTACCTGCTGG GAGAGAAGTGGATGGGCCCTGTGCCTCCAGTTGTGGAATCCAGGCTTTGA